A single window of Salvia splendens isolate huo1 chromosome 8, SspV2, whole genome shotgun sequence DNA harbors:
- the LOC121743386 gene encoding uncharacterized protein LOC121743386 yields MAATKSYFPRANHRFLPTDRETTNNSMIFELDESEVWNSDGRSLSPDCRKQSSRISRKPTAVAERGSATGPASLPVNIPDWSKILKDEYRDNRRRDSDDDDFDFEEDEAAENGGRVPPHEFLARTRIASSVQEGIGRTLKGRDLNRVRNAIWLKVGFQD; encoded by the coding sequence ATGGCTGCGACGAAAAGCTACTTCCCCAGAGCAAACCACAGATTTCTCCCGACTGATCGAGAAACCACTAACAACTCGATGATCTTCGAGCTCGACGAATCGGAGGTCTGGAACTCCGACGGCCGCTCGCTGTCGCCGGATTGCCGCAAGCAGAGTTCCAGAATATCCAGGAAGCCGACAGCGGTGGCGGAGCGGGGATCGGCGACCGGACCTGCTTCCCTGCCGGTCAACATTCCTGACTGGTCGAAGATCCTGAAGGACGAGTACAGAGACAATCGCCGGAGAGACAGCGACGACGACGACTTCGACTTCGAAGAGGACGAGGCGGCGGAGAACGGCGGTCGTGTTCCGCCGCATGAGTTTCTGGCGAGGACTAGAATCGCTTCCTCGGTGCAGGAAGGGATCGGGAGGACGCTCAAGGGCAGGGATCTGAATAGGGTTAGGAACGCGATCTGGCTGAAAGTCGGGTTTCAAGATTGA